From Pseudovibrio sp. Tun.PSC04-5.I4, a single genomic window includes:
- a CDS encoding baseplate J/gp47 family protein: MSRFNPHSFPRPVVVQPLDYEQLRQDRIEEAVAGFHAKDIAYTVENLETDPVVIAAEAAAYGDLHFIGRLNDAARVVLLSEFAEGSDLDLKVKRSGLQRLAGEDDIALRERERIEQKGKSSGGPMEYYVARAMGVDPRLRHVKGFGETRNITERWLIFSVLTHDNNGIADQELLDRISSSLRQTGFKRNFVQIEVVSAVVTTVNVSAVLHYYPEAIIPEHPEAALLQAYIKDQQQGFDITTSYLDHYLHSNGVQRVELPGWTDRIAASNEAFALGDVQITTERLIS, translated from the coding sequence ATGAGCCGATTTAATCCGCATTCTTTTCCGCGCCCTGTTGTGGTTCAGCCGCTTGATTACGAACAGCTGAGGCAGGACCGGATTGAGGAGGCTGTTGCGGGCTTTCATGCCAAAGATATCGCCTACACAGTTGAGAATCTGGAAACAGATCCAGTGGTGATTGCCGCTGAAGCTGCAGCCTATGGCGATCTGCACTTTATTGGCAGGCTCAACGATGCCGCTCGTGTGGTTTTGCTCTCTGAATTCGCTGAAGGCTCGGACCTTGATTTGAAGGTTAAACGCTCTGGCCTGCAACGACTGGCCGGTGAAGATGACATTGCTTTGCGCGAGCGCGAACGTATCGAGCAAAAGGGGAAATCCTCAGGTGGCCCTATGGAGTATTATGTTGCGCGGGCCATGGGTGTTGATCCGCGCCTGCGGCATGTGAAAGGCTTTGGAGAGACACGGAACATCACAGAGCGTTGGCTGATATTCTCGGTCCTGACCCACGACAACAACGGAATTGCGGATCAAGAACTTCTGGACAGGATCAGCTCTTCTCTTCGCCAAACAGGCTTCAAGCGCAATTTTGTCCAGATTGAAGTGGTTTCGGCTGTGGTCACGACAGTGAATGTGAGCGCGGTGCTTCACTACTACCCGGAGGCCATCATTCCCGAACACCCGGAAGCTGCTTTGTTGCAAGCTTACATAAAGGACCAGCAGCAAGGGTTTGATATCACAACAAGTTATCTGGATCACTATTTGCACAGTAACGGCGTGCAGCGGGTGGAGCTACCCGGTTGGACAGACCGTATTGCTGCTTCCAATGAAGCTTTTGCACTTGGTGATGTTCAGATCACAACTGAACGGCTGATTTCATGA
- a CDS encoding phage tail protein, with product MSGALLPSGAGTFTFVLAQMWDSHGRYGQHIDNIKHIGVSSTPADWVPWLIWDYGLEEVVPYVRDMQRVLSEGPEWQRARGTDRAFEIAFTWLNSEGYIDTPDGRHQWWDYQLGFTKAPDDLEQLKQLVGLSKLSQAAEGELFRIFSQDLDYRPVRLDEHRYDDGLFDGYSGVRLWEGSPLISVGVSRRAVFAQDGAAPVFATELISAFIQEPGLGLCMDEMIFDDHPPQPIIYRSGTIFCSARVLDFETSGWPEWWPESWDEVAKPYLIPTYPDFFSQ from the coding sequence ATGAGCGGCGCTTTGCTCCCATCTGGAGCTGGCACGTTCACCTTTGTTCTGGCGCAGATGTGGGACAGCCATGGTCGTTACGGGCAACACATCGACAACATCAAACATATAGGTGTGTCCTCAACACCTGCCGATTGGGTTCCCTGGCTCATCTGGGATTACGGACTTGAGGAGGTGGTGCCTTATGTGCGCGACATGCAGCGCGTGCTTTCTGAGGGACCGGAATGGCAACGCGCACGCGGAACGGACCGAGCCTTTGAGATTGCGTTCACATGGCTAAATTCCGAGGGCTATATCGATACGCCGGACGGACGCCACCAATGGTGGGACTACCAGCTCGGGTTTACAAAAGCCCCTGACGATCTGGAGCAGCTCAAGCAGCTTGTCGGGCTGTCAAAGCTCTCACAGGCCGCAGAGGGCGAGCTGTTCAGGATCTTTTCGCAGGACCTTGATTATCGTCCCGTTCGTCTGGATGAACACCGCTACGATGACGGGTTGTTTGACGGGTACTCAGGAGTGCGGCTTTGGGAAGGCTCTCCGCTTATCTCGGTTGGTGTAAGCAGGCGGGCAGTCTTTGCACAAGACGGCGCTGCGCCTGTCTTTGCAACGGAGCTGATATCGGCGTTCATTCAGGAACCCGGCCTCGGACTTTGCATGGATGAGATGATCTTTGATGATCACCCGCCGCAGCCCATTATCTATCGCAGTGGAACAATCTTCTGTTCAGCCCGCGTGCTTGATTTTGAAACAAGCGGATGGCCGGAGTGGTGGCCGGAAAGCTGGGATGAGGTCGCAAAACCGTACCTGATCCCCACGTATCCGGACTTCTTCAGCCAATAG
- a CDS encoding DUF4815 domain-containing protein has translation MLSFQELLAKFGLTDIYSRYDRSKGYQRLLHHKRQFVESAEANETQQIFEARIGDVGTMLVGASSLREGGAVVVQSLGQVLVEAARIWIESALLSVPEKQLIVPTVGLAVIGVYLDEQIITDQDDPSLKGIVSNTASAGQSLAARLVYPLTWGVEGDGTEGTFYPVHTLLDGQVQNVIEPPSGDVAEQLVARHVRQTHGSHVIKGFDVSYGGKAGDDHRLLISAGELRANGILVTRTVDSQLLEAETPELSLVRTENHAYVDRGDGKCEITTNRAPIDEIVEVTLIAPMSKTITHGVAGGIDSIGVASIYAVTSIKQGGTTYVEGADFTRSGDNLDWSLPGAEPAPGSSLDLELEYSTQVVPETVSAEGYVIAGGVAGRNVTTRYKWKLSRTDILAINQDGAFVYLKGLSTGFNPLSPSVPEDLCPLVRLHNRWGQAPVIEAIGLKAIKEAEARATQRDLLVLAEQVSTLQLRQQSADRDPASHKGYFTDNCTDRSQVDDGLNPTAVVTGGFVRLPLAVSKHELELAEGWYTLPHLAEVIEQQPFRTAITKINPYMAFDPVPAALQLDPPEHYWSEVEVETTQAQTVRMVAWNASAGSQSLEERISTSQREAEFIPQITITYRAEDFGPGEQVASLTFDGIAIAENAVADAQGVVAGSFNVPANIPTGQKRVEIKGQGSSEASAVFISQGTITTEQWRVTTVLLRPAAQPRRRDPVSQSFVLPEDRLLLGVDVEFTARGDASKGIACEVRAAPQDTPEGNVFASGSIAGDFALSNPNADLESNWSRIAYQLPLPVPAGERRAFALLTDDPDHAIAYAQLGSQVGDSPKGFDARKQQWVRKNPVGGQMATSPNNAGWVLHPDSDVTYRLIGARFTATEHRIEAGAIALSNASDLVAVLSHELMGPQTKVVVELSKDGDVIRLEPNTYVELDRYLNGNWQVAILLYGTPTRTPLIAGRLLVLAGTLQETAEYISQAITLDVAGGPLKVRSMFEVSTPGSSSVSHALGGDGDWHDLAPTSHLAKGDGWTQREHLLASTSDLETRLKLTLSGTPASRPRVRGITARATEV, from the coding sequence ATGCTGAGTTTTCAAGAGCTTCTTGCCAAGTTTGGCCTCACGGATATTTACAGCCGTTATGACCGTTCCAAAGGCTATCAACGGTTGTTGCATCACAAGCGTCAGTTTGTTGAAAGCGCTGAGGCCAATGAGACACAACAGATCTTTGAGGCCCGGATTGGCGATGTGGGCACAATGCTTGTTGGGGCAAGCTCGCTGCGTGAAGGCGGTGCCGTTGTCGTGCAGTCTCTTGGCCAGGTGCTGGTGGAAGCGGCTCGCATCTGGATTGAAAGTGCGCTGCTGAGCGTACCGGAAAAGCAGCTTATCGTTCCCACTGTTGGTCTTGCGGTTATCGGCGTTTATCTGGATGAGCAAATCATCACAGATCAGGACGACCCGAGCTTGAAGGGCATTGTCAGCAACACAGCTTCGGCTGGCCAGTCGCTTGCCGCTCGCCTTGTCTATCCTTTGACCTGGGGCGTTGAGGGAGACGGTACCGAGGGCACGTTTTACCCCGTCCATACCTTGCTGGATGGACAGGTGCAAAACGTCATTGAACCGCCCTCCGGGGATGTGGCCGAGCAGCTTGTTGCCCGCCATGTGCGCCAGACGCACGGCTCCCATGTGATCAAAGGGTTTGATGTGTCTTATGGCGGGAAAGCAGGAGATGATCATCGTTTGCTTATCTCTGCCGGTGAGCTGCGGGCCAACGGTATTCTGGTCACACGCACGGTCGATAGCCAACTTCTAGAGGCAGAAACACCCGAGCTGTCCTTGGTTCGCACCGAGAACCACGCCTATGTGGATCGGGGAGACGGCAAATGCGAGATCACAACCAACCGCGCTCCAATTGACGAGATTGTAGAAGTCACCCTGATCGCGCCTATGAGCAAGACCATCACCCATGGTGTTGCCGGTGGCATTGATAGCATTGGCGTGGCGTCCATCTATGCGGTGACCTCGATCAAGCAGGGCGGCACAACCTATGTTGAGGGCGCTGACTTCACTCGCAGCGGCGACAATCTGGATTGGTCGCTCCCTGGTGCTGAACCGGCACCGGGCTCCAGCCTTGATCTTGAGCTGGAATACTCCACGCAAGTTGTCCCTGAAACTGTCAGTGCAGAGGGCTACGTGATTGCAGGCGGTGTTGCTGGCCGCAATGTCACCACGCGCTATAAATGGAAACTGTCTCGCACGGATATTCTGGCGATCAATCAGGACGGGGCTTTTGTCTATCTGAAAGGGCTTTCCACCGGGTTCAACCCGCTTTCTCCAAGTGTACCGGAGGATCTGTGCCCGTTGGTACGCCTTCATAATCGCTGGGGGCAAGCTCCTGTGATTGAAGCCATCGGGCTTAAGGCGATCAAGGAAGCTGAGGCACGCGCCACCCAGCGCGATCTGCTGGTGTTGGCAGAGCAGGTCTCAACATTACAATTGCGCCAGCAATCAGCTGATCGAGATCCGGCCTCTCACAAAGGCTACTTCACCGACAATTGCACCGATCGGTCGCAGGTTGATGATGGATTGAATCCGACGGCTGTCGTTACTGGCGGGTTTGTGCGCCTGCCTTTGGCAGTGAGCAAACATGAGCTTGAGCTTGCTGAGGGCTGGTACACCTTGCCCCACTTAGCCGAGGTGATCGAGCAGCAGCCCTTTAGAACAGCAATCACCAAGATTAATCCCTATATGGCCTTTGATCCTGTGCCGGCTGCGTTGCAGCTTGATCCGCCTGAGCATTACTGGAGTGAGGTGGAGGTTGAGACCACCCAAGCTCAAACCGTGCGCATGGTGGCCTGGAATGCCTCTGCCGGATCGCAGAGCCTTGAAGAGCGGATCTCGACCTCTCAGCGCGAAGCCGAGTTCATTCCGCAAATCACGATTACCTACCGGGCCGAAGACTTTGGGCCTGGCGAACAGGTCGCCAGCCTGACCTTTGACGGCATCGCCATTGCAGAAAATGCGGTTGCAGATGCACAAGGGGTGGTGGCTGGATCGTTCAATGTGCCTGCCAATATACCAACAGGACAGAAGCGGGTGGAGATCAAAGGGCAGGGTAGCTCTGAAGCTTCTGCTGTTTTTATCTCTCAAGGCACCATCACCACAGAGCAATGGCGTGTCACCACAGTCCTGCTGCGTCCTGCCGCACAGCCACGCCGGCGCGATCCTGTCTCGCAAAGCTTTGTGTTGCCAGAGGACCGGTTGTTGCTTGGTGTCGATGTGGAATTCACAGCACGCGGCGATGCCTCCAAGGGGATTGCGTGTGAGGTCCGCGCAGCGCCGCAAGACACGCCAGAGGGCAACGTGTTTGCCTCTGGCAGCATTGCCGGTGATTTTGCTCTGTCCAATCCCAATGCCGATCTAGAAAGCAACTGGAGCCGCATTGCCTATCAGCTGCCATTGCCGGTTCCAGCTGGTGAGCGCCGCGCCTTTGCTCTGCTCACTGACGATCCGGATCATGCAATTGCCTATGCTCAACTTGGCTCGCAAGTGGGGGACAGTCCAAAAGGCTTTGATGCCCGCAAGCAGCAATGGGTGCGCAAAAACCCCGTTGGCGGCCAGATGGCAACCAGCCCCAACAATGCAGGCTGGGTGCTGCATCCAGACAGTGATGTAACCTACCGCCTGATTGGTGCTCGCTTTACCGCCACCGAGCACCGCATCGAGGCAGGAGCGATTGCTCTTTCCAATGCCTCGGATCTTGTGGCCGTTCTTTCCCATGAGCTCATGGGCCCGCAGACAAAAGTTGTGGTGGAGCTTTCCAAGGATGGGGATGTGATCCGCCTGGAACCCAACACCTATGTGGAGCTGGATCGGTATCTGAATGGCAACTGGCAGGTTGCTATTTTGCTTTACGGCACGCCAACACGAACCCCGCTGATTGCAGGGCGCTTGCTGGTTTTAGCTGGCACCTTGCAGGAAACCGCCGAGTACATCTCGCAGGCGATCACATTGGATGTGGCAGGCGGGCCTTTGAAAGTGCGGAGTATGTTTGAGGTCAGCACACCGGGCAGTTCGTCTGTCTCCCATGCTTTGGGAGGTGACGGGGACTGGCATGATCTGGCTCCCACATCCCACCTTGCAAAGGGCGATGGCTGGACGCAGCGCGAGCATTTGCTTGCCTCCACATCTGATTTGGAGACCCGGTTGAAACTCACACTGAGCGGAACCCCCGCATCCCGGCCACGGGTACGCGGTATCACAGCCCGCGCAACGGAGGTTTGA
- a CDS encoding tail fiber domain-containing protein, with protein MTVDNKTEHFDLPLPHPENPPRSVDVQRLRDALTAIDVVIYQRLGQALSTEDVNALISSALGPAVAAAKAEVLSDMTGGVLQAELDTLKEIGEALTVHEGDSEAAFAAINQAIAQRVTLTAFQSLVTSVAGKADAAHTHQPADITGLQNLLNGKADLFHTHSMGNVSGLQAALDGKAISGHVHSLLKFAGNTKLQADVNGAKVTGRLEASGDVTAFSDARLKQNIAPLTEALAKVLQLQGCSYEKDGKQSLGLIAQQVQEVVPEVVHSGTFLSLAYGNLVALLIEAIKELNTRLSEVEGK; from the coding sequence ATGACTGTCGATAACAAGACCGAGCATTTTGATCTGCCTTTGCCACACCCGGAAAACCCGCCGCGCAGTGTGGACGTACAACGGCTGCGCGATGCGCTCACCGCCATCGATGTGGTTATTTATCAGCGCTTGGGTCAGGCTCTTTCTACCGAGGATGTAAACGCACTTATCTCCTCGGCTCTGGGGCCAGCTGTTGCTGCTGCCAAAGCCGAGGTGCTTTCGGACATGACCGGAGGCGTGCTGCAGGCGGAACTGGATACCTTAAAAGAGATCGGGGAGGCGCTCACCGTTCATGAGGGAGACAGCGAGGCCGCATTTGCAGCAATTAATCAGGCGATTGCACAACGGGTGACACTGACGGCATTCCAGAGCCTGGTCACAAGTGTTGCAGGTAAAGCTGATGCTGCTCACACTCACCAACCAGCCGACATAACCGGCCTGCAGAACCTTTTAAACGGCAAGGCAGATCTGTTTCATACTCATTCCATGGGCAATGTATCTGGATTGCAGGCCGCATTGGACGGCAAGGCCATCTCGGGGCATGTGCATAGTCTTTTGAAATTTGCCGGCAACACCAAGCTGCAGGCAGACGTAAATGGTGCGAAGGTAACTGGCAGGCTTGAAGCGTCCGGTGATGTGACAGCCTTTTCAGATGCACGGCTGAAACAGAACATCGCGCCGCTCACAGAGGCGCTGGCAAAGGTGCTTCAGCTGCAAGGGTGCTCCTATGAAAAAGATGGAAAGCAATCTCTTGGTTTGATCGCGCAACAGGTCCAGGAGGTGGTGCCCGAGGTGGTTCATTCCGGGACCTTCCTCTCTCTTGCCTATGGCAATCTGGTGGCATTGCTCATTGAGGCCATCAAGGAACTCAACACCCGGCTTAGCGAGGTGGAGGGCAAATGA
- a CDS encoding phage tail protein → MSAPKIGMQFSYKSDDPFPVTEGDLSKVLVIDSSEDASDTEYPLDTPKRISSGDRAKVDALGTGTLRDHLRGVQDQLNLMERSADVTVVRTAKGATPEASAAAIAAIINSITEIPSAVNCTPGIVVAGSTAWRPDLETVNPVVAALEANIGRILAVAPVDVDPTSSANAIDARETMASGRLMPVGVAARVWEGDTVVTRPMASRVAGLIVRADTNNGNMPFETICNEPIFGLAGLSRKIPFNFLDGSKEGQQMLAADVAIVTEGEIGVYGSVAEGGFTFLGTDMAQTDAQWPQLHQQRGTDYIVTQMIKITRRHLGKKQSAQRVESWIREIVGDLRGLKQGGHILGYAPASQMFKADKNQPEKIELGHINLEIKQETASAFKRADFEMRRYRPAVDGLIRDILARLRSVV, encoded by the coding sequence ATGAGCGCGCCAAAAATCGGCATGCAATTCTCTTATAAGTCGGATGATCCGTTTCCAGTCACAGAAGGCGATCTATCCAAGGTCTTGGTGATCGACAGCTCTGAGGATGCATCCGATACTGAGTATCCCCTTGATACTCCAAAACGCATCTCATCCGGTGATAGAGCAAAGGTGGACGCCCTTGGAACCGGCACCTTGCGCGATCATCTGCGCGGGGTTCAGGATCAGCTCAATCTGATGGAACGTTCTGCTGATGTGACTGTTGTGCGCACAGCAAAAGGGGCAACACCTGAAGCAAGTGCTGCGGCGATTGCAGCTATCATCAATTCCATTACTGAAATCCCGTCTGCAGTAAATTGCACACCGGGCATTGTAGTTGCTGGCTCTACGGCTTGGCGTCCGGATCTGGAGACAGTCAACCCAGTGGTGGCCGCGCTGGAAGCAAACATTGGACGCATCCTTGCCGTTGCTCCCGTTGATGTGGACCCGACAAGTTCAGCAAATGCCATTGATGCCCGCGAGACCATGGCCTCGGGCCGCTTGATGCCGGTGGGTGTAGCGGCGCGGGTCTGGGAAGGTGATACCGTTGTCACACGTCCGATGGCCTCCCGCGTTGCTGGCCTGATTGTTCGTGCTGATACCAACAATGGCAACATGCCTTTTGAGACCATCTGTAATGAACCAATTTTTGGCCTTGCCGGACTTTCCAGAAAGATCCCGTTCAACTTCCTTGACGGGTCTAAGGAAGGCCAGCAGATGCTTGCCGCTGATGTGGCGATTGTGACTGAGGGTGAGATTGGCGTTTATGGCTCGGTTGCAGAGGGAGGCTTTACCTTCCTTGGCACGGATATGGCACAAACTGATGCCCAGTGGCCTCAGCTTCACCAGCAACGGGGCACGGATTACATCGTCACCCAGATGATCAAAATCACACGCCGTCATCTGGGCAAGAAGCAGAGTGCGCAGCGTGTTGAATCGTGGATCAGGGAAATTGTTGGTGATCTGCGCGGTTTGAAGCAGGGTGGGCATATCCTTGGTTACGCGCCTGCTTCCCAGATGTTCAAAGCTGACAAAAACCAGCCTGAGAAAATTGAACTGGGGCACATCAATCTGGAGATCAAACAGGAAACAGCAAGTGCGTTCAAACGCGCTGATTTTGAAATGCGCCGTTATCGCCCGGCTGTCGATGGCCTGATCAGAGACATTCTGGCGCGTCTGCGCTCGGTTGTTTAA
- a CDS encoding phage tail assembly protein, whose amino-acid sequence MSEKNKSVTLDLEFPISHDGREIKSLSFRRMKAKDSYVAEGEENELKAGFLLFASLAGVSIEVIEELDVSDLERIGEVIKPLLGKSGQKLTERKPARKKKRTSGAT is encoded by the coding sequence ATGAGTGAAAAGAACAAGTCAGTAACTCTCGATTTGGAATTCCCCATTTCTCACGATGGGCGTGAGATTAAAAGTCTCTCGTTTCGCCGGATGAAGGCAAAAGACTCCTACGTTGCAGAGGGCGAAGAGAACGAGCTTAAAGCCGGTTTTCTGCTGTTTGCTTCGCTTGCTGGCGTATCTATCGAGGTTATCGAGGAACTTGACGTTTCTGACCTTGAAAGGATTGGAGAGGTTATCAAGCCTCTTTTGGGAAAGTCGGGGCAGAAACTGACAGAGAGAAAACCGGCTCGAAAGAAGAAGCGGACAAGTGGCGCGACTTAA
- a CDS encoding phage tail tape measure protein, whose protein sequence is MSVITSQLILALVDRVTAPARAALRNVEGLRRAAQRNSRQLASMRGGMLEAAGVGYVLARALSSPIKAAMSFESAMADVRKVVDFDSPDGFKIMSKDIRALAREIPISAEGIASMVAAAGQAGMGAPEALEFAKMAGKIGVAFEMSADVTGESLAKIKTALGLTVGETGDLADALNHLSNTSASSAPDLLNYMRRVGSVGLQYGFTAEQTAAIGSAMIAAGSDAEVAATSFRNVGKALARGEGATKRQRKAYRLLGLDAVKVSKHLQKDAVGTLKAVIGQIRKLPKELQASTMTDLFGDEARAIAPLIENADLLTSALGSVAEETNYLGSAQSEYEARAATTASAMQRFKNQVNDLGISIGSALLPALTKVMETIGPFINALADLAAANPEVTAAVVGLLASLVGLRVAVMAARFSFLWLTNGALNAALGIHYAVGMISTAMARLRAMFIGAWMMAALGGGGFWAGLITAVSGAYATVMAVVSGIIATVTAVTAPVWGLIALIVAVVASIALAIYNYWEPISNYISGFASVIWEALLSVLEALGGFAYEVAAAVGEWATQKLIDFGAWLGIDEATMRAALDFAITSISESLSSIVETVKAIPAKIGDWISEIFTMNDYSDEAEAEFHEAGEKAGKAIVTAIKNAFNSLFEWFSELPDRILKAIGNIDVSSLISWPSPPSWLPNLWGGAANDNVAQPKTGISGARALGGQIVGGRSYLVGENGAEVVTPSQSGYVHTASDTANMAPGGGAGPAGGSQTFNFGDLHFHETSNASEMVDEFVDQVQDRMAGLHADQEYAVR, encoded by the coding sequence GTGTCAGTGATTACGTCACAGCTTATCTTAGCCCTGGTTGACAGGGTAACTGCGCCTGCGCGTGCAGCTTTACGAAACGTCGAAGGTCTCAGACGAGCTGCACAACGCAACTCCCGTCAGCTCGCTTCAATGCGTGGTGGGATGCTTGAGGCGGCTGGTGTTGGTTATGTTCTGGCGCGAGCGTTGTCATCTCCTATCAAGGCAGCAATGAGCTTTGAAAGCGCAATGGCTGATGTAAGGAAGGTTGTTGATTTTGATAGTCCTGACGGTTTCAAAATAATGTCGAAAGACATTCGTGCCCTGGCCAGAGAAATCCCCATATCAGCCGAGGGGATTGCATCAATGGTTGCGGCTGCGGGCCAAGCCGGAATGGGGGCGCCAGAAGCTCTGGAGTTCGCTAAAATGGCCGGGAAAATCGGCGTTGCTTTTGAGATGAGTGCTGACGTTACCGGGGAAAGTCTTGCGAAGATAAAAACCGCGCTTGGTTTAACTGTTGGCGAAACCGGCGATCTTGCCGATGCGCTCAACCACCTATCAAACACCTCAGCAAGCAGCGCTCCCGATCTCCTTAATTATATGCGCCGCGTTGGGTCCGTTGGTCTGCAATATGGATTTACAGCTGAGCAAACCGCAGCCATAGGCTCGGCTATGATTGCGGCTGGTTCTGATGCGGAGGTAGCAGCAACAAGCTTCCGGAATGTTGGGAAGGCTTTAGCTCGGGGTGAGGGCGCAACCAAAAGGCAACGCAAGGCCTACCGCCTTTTAGGTCTAGATGCAGTGAAGGTTTCTAAGCATCTGCAAAAGGATGCGGTCGGAACGCTTAAAGCCGTAATTGGGCAAATTCGAAAGCTGCCAAAAGAGTTACAAGCTTCAACAATGACGGATTTATTTGGAGATGAGGCGCGAGCTATAGCTCCACTCATTGAAAATGCTGATTTGCTGACAAGTGCGCTTGGTTCTGTTGCCGAGGAAACTAATTACCTAGGATCTGCGCAATCAGAATATGAAGCTAGAGCAGCCACAACAGCTTCCGCGATGCAGCGGTTCAAGAACCAGGTGAATGATCTTGGAATTTCCATAGGATCAGCACTCCTCCCAGCCCTGACCAAGGTCATGGAAACCATTGGCCCTTTTATAAACGCCTTGGCTGATCTTGCTGCCGCAAATCCGGAAGTAACGGCTGCTGTCGTTGGACTGCTGGCAAGTTTGGTTGGGCTAAGAGTAGCTGTTATGGCAGCCCGGTTTTCGTTCCTCTGGCTGACCAACGGAGCGCTAAATGCTGCTCTCGGAATTCATTATGCTGTCGGGATGATTTCAACAGCTATGGCACGTTTAAGGGCGATGTTCATCGGAGCCTGGATGATGGCAGCTCTTGGCGGTGGCGGTTTTTGGGCAGGTCTTATTACAGCCGTGTCCGGGGCTTACGCTACTGTCATGGCCGTTGTCTCAGGAATTATCGCGACAGTTACGGCTGTGACGGCTCCTGTGTGGGGCCTGATTGCTCTGATAGTCGCTGTTGTCGCCTCAATAGCGCTGGCAATCTATAATTATTGGGAGCCGATAAGTAATTATATTTCAGGATTTGCCTCAGTCATATGGGAGGCACTCCTGTCTGTCCTTGAGGCGTTGGGCGGCTTTGCATATGAAGTCGCTGCTGCTGTCGGGGAGTGGGCAACGCAAAAGCTTATTGATTTTGGTGCATGGCTTGGGATCGATGAAGCGACTATGCGGGCTGCGCTTGATTTCGCGATCACAAGTATCTCTGAATCCCTGTCGAGCATTGTCGAGACGGTGAAAGCTATTCCGGCCAAAATAGGCGACTGGATCTCTGAAATCTTTACGATGAATGACTATTCCGATGAAGCTGAGGCTGAGTTCCACGAGGCGGGCGAGAAGGCCGGGAAAGCCATTGTAACCGCAATCAAGAATGCCTTTAATAGTCTTTTCGAATGGTTCTCAGAACTGCCAGATCGGATCCTGAAGGCGATTGGAAACATTGACGTTAGCAGCCTTATTAGTTGGCCAAGCCCTCCGTCATGGCTACCCAATTTATGGGGTGGAGCTGCAAACGACAACGTTGCCCAACCGAAAACTGGAATTTCCGGCGCGCGTGCCCTTGGTGGTCAGATCGTCGGGGGTAGGAGTTATCTGGTGGGTGAAAACGGGGCGGAGGTGGTTACGCCTAGCCAATCGGGTTACGTCCACACCGCTTCTGACACTGCCAATATGGCACCAGGCGGCGGGGCTGGACCTGCAGGTGGCTCACAAACCTTCAACTTTGGTGATCTCCACTTTCACGAAACCAGCAATGCTTCTGAAATGGTCGATGAATTTGTCGATCAGGTCCAGGACCGGATGGCAGGACTTCATGCTGACCAAGAATATGCGGTGCGCTGA
- a CDS encoding phage tail protein codes for MDTFPFNADRVSISGKADTAKKAVIGGIKPGEFTGDGGKTINISGQLLPTKIGGLTELQIADVMRSTGEVFPVMRGDGVRLGNYSIKSTSETHKELDRDGVGFVVTYRLALQQEPDETPHSLNLVSNLLSVFDIF; via the coding sequence ATGGATACCTTTCCGTTTAACGCGGATCGGGTGTCCATCTCCGGCAAAGCAGATACGGCCAAAAAAGCGGTGATCGGTGGGATTAAGCCCGGCGAATTCACCGGGGACGGCGGTAAGACAATCAACATTTCCGGGCAACTGTTGCCGACAAAGATCGGCGGGCTGACTGAGCTGCAGATCGCGGACGTGATGCGTTCTACTGGGGAGGTCTTTCCCGTTATGCGCGGCGATGGCGTGAGGCTCGGGAATTACTCCATCAAGTCTACCAGTGAAACCCACAAGGAGCTTGATCGCGATGGTGTGGGCTTTGTGGTGACCTATCGGCTTGCCTTGCAACAAGAGCCTGATGAAACGCCGCACTCCCTTAATCTGGTGAGCAACCTGCTTTCCGTTTTTGACATTTTCTAG
- a CDS encoding tail protein X, which translates to MSREITVSGDDISLDLLLVRVHGWRGQELIHEALQLNPGIAGEGPYLKQGRVILVPDLPAQTTTTPEPTIDLFG; encoded by the coding sequence ATGTCCAGAGAGATAACCGTTTCAGGTGATGATATCAGCTTGGACCTGCTGCTTGTTCGCGTGCATGGCTGGCGCGGGCAAGAGCTGATCCATGAAGCCTTGCAGCTTAATCCCGGTATCGCGGGCGAGGGGCCATACCTAAAGCAAGGGCGGGTCATACTAGTTCCCGACCTGCCAGCTCAGACCACAACGACACCGGAACCCACTATAGACCTGTTTGGATAG